Sequence from the bacterium genome:
ACCCCGCCGAGGACGGCCGCGAACACGCCGCGGGCCCCGGCGGGCCGGCGCCGGCGCGGCGGGGCGGCGGTCGGTCGGGATGAGCTGTGGTGGTGGTCCATGGGGCCTTCCTCGCCCGGGCTGCGGGGGCTTTCCTCTCGACGACAATGGACTCCGGGCCGCGCCCTGACAACAGGAAACGCGGTCGGCGGTTCCCGGCCCGCGAGCCTCTTGCTGACGGACGGGGCGGGAGGCACTATTCTGGGAGCGAAGAGGATCAGCCGCGGGCCGCCGGGCCCGCCCGACCGGGAGCCGCACCGCCTTGAACAACCCGAAATGCCCGGCCTGCCAAGCTCCGTTGCCCTGGGGCGGCCTGCTGCGCCAGCTGCTCGGCCCGCGCCGGGTCAATGCGGCGACGTGGGGCGCGGTCTGCCCCGGTTGCGGCGCCCAGCTCAAGGTGCCCGCGGGGCGCGTGCTGCTCATCGGCGCCTGCGGCATCTTCTTCGGCAGCCAGTCGTCGACGATCCTGGTCCTGCGCGACATGACCACGGTCTCCTACTGGCTGGCCACCCTGTGGCTCATCGTCGGCTTCTACGCGCTGGCGATCTTCTTCCTGCTGAAACTGGAGCCCTGCGATGAACCGCAAGCGTGACGTCCGCGCCATGATCGTGCTGCTGGTCGTGCTCGTGGCCGGGCTCTTCCTCGGCAACTGGCAGCGGGCCGACGCCATGGTGCCCGAGGACATCCTGGCCATGCGGTCGGTCGCGCTGCTGGACGTGGCCCCGGACGGCGCGTTCCTGCTCTACGGCGTGGGCGCTTGGGACGAGTCGGGGCGCGAGAACCTCGTCACGATCTTCCGTCGCGACCTGGCCACGGGACGCGACCAGCTCCTGTTCACGCCGGCCGAGGGGGCCCGCGGCCCGGTGGTGCGCCCGGACGGCGGCGCCATCGCCTACGTGCGTGGTGGCGAGTCCGGCGACGAGCTCTGGCTGATGGACACCCAGGGCGGCGAAAGGCGTCTCGTGGCCGTGGTGCCCGGCGGTCTGGGCGCCCTGCACTGGTCGCCGGCGGGCGATGCGCTGGCCTGGATCGCGCCGCGGGACGGCGGCGACTACGAGGGCGAAACCGGGCACCGGGTCGTGGCCGACGATCTGGCCTACCGCCACCTGGGCGCCGGCTACCGCGAGGGCCGCCTCGACGCCCTGCACGTGATCGAACTGGCCGACGGCGCCGTGCGCCGGATCGCCGGCGGTCCCGACGCCGAGCCGGCCCTCGACGTGCGTGCGTGTTCCTGGTCGCCCGACGGGACGCGCCTCGTGTTCGCGGCCAAGCGCCGGGCCGATCTGGGCTGGAACCTGAACCAGGACCTGTGGCTGGTCGGCCGGGGTGGCGGCGAGCCCGGGCTGCTGACGACGAATCCCGGCGAGGACGCGAGCCCGGTCTGGCACCGGCCCGACCGCATCGCCTACACGCGGGCCACCGATCCCCTGTGGGAGTCGGCGCCGCGCACGGTGGCCGAGCTCGATCCGGCCACGGGCGAGGTGGGCGGCCTCACCCTGCACGGCGCGGACTTCGGCGACTGGTTCCGGAACTTCGTCATGATCGACGGGGTGCCCCACGTGCTCGGCGCACGCCGGGGCTGCCTCGACCTGGTCCGGTTCGGGCCCGACGGCCCGCAGGTCCTGACCGGCGGCGGCCACGACTTCTGGTCGCTGAAGGCGGCGGGCCGGCAGGTCTTCCTGCAGGGCGCGGGCCAGACCCTGCCGGGGGCCGTCTTCCAGGTCGATCTGGCCGAGAAGCGCATGCCGCCCCACCGGGCGCGCATCGTCGTCGACCCGAATCGCGACTGGCGGCAGCGGGTGGGTCTCGTCGAGCCGGAGCGATTCAGCCTGAAGGTCGCGGGCCGCGAGATCGAGGGCTGGATCTTCATGCCCGAGCACGTGGCGCCGGGCCAGAAGGTGCCCACCGTGCTCAGCATCCACGGGGGTCCCGAATGGATGTACGGCGGCTACTTCCTGCCCGAGTTCCACATCCTGCCGCGCTTCGGCTACGCCGTGGTGATCTGCAACCCGACCGGCAGCATGGGCTACGGCACGGCGTTCATGGCCGACGTGCAGGGCGACTGGACCGGCCGCCCGGCGCGCGAGGTCCTCGCCGTGCTCGACGCGATGGTCGACCGCGGCTGGGCCGACCCGGAGCGGCTGGCGCTCATGGGCGGCAGCTACGGCGGCTTCCTCGGCGCGGCCCTCACGACCCAGACCGACCGCTTCGCCGCCGCGGCTCTCGACCGCATGTTCGGCGACGCGGAGACCTTCTGGGGCACGACCGACGAGAAGTGGTTCCCCGAATGGGAATTCGGCGGTCGGCCATGGGATCCGCAGGCCGTCGAGACCTACGCGCGCAACTCGCCCTTCGCCCGGGTGGGGCAGGTGACGACGCCGACCCTGCTCAGCCACGGCCTGCGCGACTACCGGTGCCTCGCGGCCGGACCGGAGATGTGGTTCTCGGCGCTGCAGGCCCGCGGCGTCCCGTCGCGGTTCCTCCGCTTCGAGTCCGAGGGCCACGGCATCCGGCGCGCCGACAATCAGGTCTTCTACGCCAACCAGCTGCTGAACTGGTTCGACGAGCACGTGCTCGGTCCGGTGGGACCGGAGGGCGTGGCCGGCGACGACCCCCCGGGACGCCATGATTGACGGACCGCGCACCGCCCCGACGCCCGCCAAGCGGGCCAGCCTGTGGTTGCTGACGGCGGCCATGGTGCTGGTCATCGGGCTCAAGTCGTACGCCCCGCCGGTGGCGGGGATCCCCTGGCACGCCTTCGGCTGGCCGCTGCTGGCGGCGGGCCTGCTGCTGGGCCGGCGCGCCCGCGACCCCGAGGGCACCTGGGGCAAGACCACCGTGCTCCTGGCCTACCTCGTGGTGGTGCTCTTCTTCACCCGCATCGACGGCGACACCACCGACGGGCACGTGCTCGAGCTCGCCCTGAAGCTGGGCGTGGGCATCCTCGTGATCCCCGCCCTGGCGGCCAAGTACTGGCTCGGCCAGCCCCTCGACTACAGCTGGTTCCGCGGGCGCTGGTCGCTGAAGATGTGGCTGTGGCTGCCGGCCGGCTTCGTGCTGGCCTACGTGTTCATGTGGCTGTACTTCCACGAGTGGACGCCGACGCTGCACCTGAGCTGGCCGCTGCCCCTGGAGGGCGACCGCACCGAGGCCCTCTGGCGGCTCTTCTGGGGTTGCAACTTCGTGGGCGTGTGGGACGAACTGGCGTTCATCAACTTCGTCTTCGTCCTGCTGGCGCGGCACTTCCGTTTCGGCGAGGCGAACCTGGCCCAGGCGGTGTTCTTCACCAGCTTCCTGCACGAGATGGCCTTCGTGGGCTGGGGGCCGGTCGTGATCTATGCCTTCGCGCTGGTCCAGGGCTTCACCTACCGCCGCACCGGCTCGCTGTTCTACATCGTGATCCTGCACCTGATGATCGATTCGATCCTGTTCTACATGATCGCCAACCGGTGGTATCCGGGCTGGGGGTGGCACCCGTGGTGAGGACGTCCGCGGTCGCCTGCGGCCTGCTGCTGCTCGGCGCGGGCCTGGCCCTCGCCGGGGGGCCGCCCGAGCCCGTGTGGCGCGAACTGGAGCCCGGTCTCGAGGTGGGGCGCTTCGCCTCGCCGTCGCGCCGCCCGACGCCCGACGGCGACCTGACGGTGCTGCGCATCGACCCGGGCCGCTTCGCCCTGAAGCTGATCACCACCGCCGCCGACGACCCGGTGCCCGGCCGCGACGTGGTGGACTGGTGCGCCGAGCACGACCTGCTCGCCGCGGTGAACGCCGGCATGTACCAGGCCAACCGGCGCACCCACGTGGGCTACTGCAAGGTCGAGGGGCGGGTGGTCAACGGCTTCGCCAACGACTACCTGAGCGTGGCGGCGTTCGGGCCGCTCGATCCGGCCGACCCGCCCTTCCGCATCTTCGACCTGGACGAGATCTCCCTCGAGGACGTGGCGGCGCGCTACGCCAACGTGGTGCAGAACCTGCGGCTCATCAAGCGCGCGCGGGAGAACCGCTGGCAGCCGGACGACGATCGCTGGCGCGAGGCCGCCCTGGCCGAGGACGCCGCGGGCCGGGCCCTGATCGTGTACTGCCGCACCTCCTGGTCGATGCAGGAGTTCAACGAGATCCTGCTCTCCCTGCCCCTGGACGTGGTGGCGGCCCAGCACCTCGAGGGCCGCAGCCAGGCCCGCTTCCACATCGCCCATCCCGACCACGCAAGCGGCCCGGGCGACGTCGCGCCCGGGCCGTTGCTGCCCAACGTGCTGGGGGTCGTGCGGCGCGCGGCCCCGCCGGCGGCGGGCCGCTGACCGCCCGCGTTCCTACCTGACGATCACCACCCGGCCGGTGCGCACCTCGCGCCCGGTGTCCATGCGCACGAAGTACAGGCCGCTGGCCACGGCGCGGCCGTTCGCGTCGCGGCCGTCCCAGACCAGGGTGCTGGCGCCGCCGGCGACCGACCCGCTGTGCAGGCGGCGGACCCGGGCGCCCCGGGTGTCGTACACGGCGACGGTCACGTCCTGGCGGTCGGGGAGGGTCAGGCGCAGCTGCGCGCCCGAACCGCTCACGGTGCCGAGGACACGCAGGTCGACCGGCAGCACGATCCCGTCGCCGACCGGCGTGGCGGCCGTGACGCTGAACGGCGTGGCGGCGCAGAGGAGCGAGCGGCGGTCGCTCTCGCCGGCCCACGCCCGCCACCAGTAGTCGCCCTCGGCCAAGCCGGGCAGGGTCCAGGCGGTCTCGCCGGCCCCGGCGGCGACGTCGTCGGCCGCGGCCACGAGCTGGGTGCAGGCCGCGTCGGCGTAGACCCGGAAACCGTAGGACAGGGTCTGGCCCAGGGGGTCGGTCACGTTGCCCACGCGCAGCTCGCCGGCCGGCGCGACCGCGACGCCGATCGGCGCCACCGGCGCCGGGGCGGGCGGCACCTCGCCGCCGGCGAAGCCGATCACCTCGACGTCGTCGATGTACCAGCCGTCGTAGACCACCGAGTAGTCGGTCTCGAGCAGGAAGCGGATCTGCACCTCGCCGCTGACGTACGGCGACAGGTCGAGGTCGACCTGGCTCCAGCTCGTGTTCGTGCCAGTGTAGCTGGCGACGGTCGTCCAGATGCCGCCGGATCCCACCTGCACGCGACCGTAGTCGTAGTTCGACTCGATCTGGTAGCGGTGCCAGAAGCGCAGCCGCGTCGCCTGCAGGGGCAGGCTGATGGTGGCGCTCGTGGCCGAGTCGTTGCCGTAGTTGCCCGCCGGCGTGTCGGTGAGCGACCGCGACGGGGAGTGGCTGTAGGCGGCCGAGGTGCCC
This genomic interval carries:
- a CDS encoding S9 family peptidase; amino-acid sequence: MNRKRDVRAMIVLLVVLVAGLFLGNWQRADAMVPEDILAMRSVALLDVAPDGAFLLYGVGAWDESGRENLVTIFRRDLATGRDQLLFTPAEGARGPVVRPDGGAIAYVRGGESGDELWLMDTQGGERRLVAVVPGGLGALHWSPAGDALAWIAPRDGGDYEGETGHRVVADDLAYRHLGAGYREGRLDALHVIELADGAVRRIAGGPDAEPALDVRACSWSPDGTRLVFAAKRRADLGWNLNQDLWLVGRGGGEPGLLTTNPGEDASPVWHRPDRIAYTRATDPLWESAPRTVAELDPATGEVGGLTLHGADFGDWFRNFVMIDGVPHVLGARRGCLDLVRFGPDGPQVLTGGGHDFWSLKAAGRQVFLQGAGQTLPGAVFQVDLAEKRMPPHRARIVVDPNRDWRQRVGLVEPERFSLKVAGREIEGWIFMPEHVAPGQKVPTVLSIHGGPEWMYGGYFLPEFHILPRFGYAVVICNPTGSMGYGTAFMADVQGDWTGRPAREVLAVLDAMVDRGWADPERLALMGGSYGGFLGAALTTQTDRFAAAALDRMFGDAETFWGTTDEKWFPEWEFGGRPWDPQAVETYARNSPFARVGQVTTPTLLSHGLRDYRCLAAGPEMWFSALQARGVPSRFLRFESEGHGIRRADNQVFYANQLLNWFDEHVLGPVGPEGVAGDDPPGRHD
- a CDS encoding CPBP family intramembrane metalloprotease, which encodes MIDGPRTAPTPAKRASLWLLTAAMVLVIGLKSYAPPVAGIPWHAFGWPLLAAGLLLGRRARDPEGTWGKTTVLLAYLVVVLFFTRIDGDTTDGHVLELALKLGVGILVIPALAAKYWLGQPLDYSWFRGRWSLKMWLWLPAGFVLAYVFMWLYFHEWTPTLHLSWPLPLEGDRTEALWRLFWGCNFVGVWDELAFINFVFVLLARHFRFGEANLAQAVFFTSFLHEMAFVGWGPVVIYAFALVQGFTYRRTGSLFYIVILHLMIDSILFYMIANRWYPGWGWHPW
- a CDS encoding phosphodiester glycosidase family protein, yielding MVRTSAVACGLLLLGAGLALAGGPPEPVWRELEPGLEVGRFASPSRRPTPDGDLTVLRIDPGRFALKLITTAADDPVPGRDVVDWCAEHDLLAAVNAGMYQANRRTHVGYCKVEGRVVNGFANDYLSVAAFGPLDPADPPFRIFDLDEISLEDVAARYANVVQNLRLIKRARENRWQPDDDRWREAALAEDAAGRALIVYCRTSWSMQEFNEILLSLPLDVVAAQHLEGRSQARFHIAHPDHASGPGDVAPGPLLPNVLGVVRRAAPPAAGR